A stretch of the Parafrankia irregularis genome encodes the following:
- a CDS encoding DNA repair helicase XPB, producing the protein MPDGPLIVQSDKTLLLEVDHPLAGRARASIAPFAELERSPEHVHTYRVTPLALWNARAAGHDAEQVVDALVRYSRYAVPNAVLVDIADTMDRYGRLRLEKDPVHGLVLRALDRAVLTEVTRAKRVAPMLGARIDDDTVVVHPSERGRLKQALLKVGWPAEDLAGYVDGEKHPIELRQDGWELREYQKGAVAGFWEGGSGVVVLPSGAGKTVVGAAAMAQVGATTLILVTNTVAGRQWRNELLRRTSLTEDEIGEYSGERKEIRPVTIATYQVMTARRKGEYLHLELFGARDWGLIVYDEVHLLPAPVFRMTADIQSRRRLGLTATLIREDGREGDVFSLIGPKRYDAPWREIEAQGWIAPAECTEVRVTLTDDERMTYAVAEPEERYRMCSTAHSKSAVVRRLAERHADDRVLIIGAYLDQLDELGRLLDAPVIQGSTRNKERERLFDAFRSGEITTLVVSKVANVSIDLPEAGVAIQVSGTFGSRQEEAQRLGRVLRPKSDGRSAHFYTVVSRDTLDQEYAAHRQRFLAEQGYAYTIVDADDIA; encoded by the coding sequence TTGCCGGATGGGCCCCTGATCGTCCAGTCGGACAAGACCCTGCTCCTGGAGGTCGATCACCCGCTCGCCGGGCGGGCCCGTGCGTCGATCGCGCCCTTCGCCGAGCTGGAGCGTTCCCCCGAGCACGTGCACACCTACCGGGTCACGCCGCTCGCGCTGTGGAACGCCCGTGCGGCCGGCCATGACGCGGAGCAGGTGGTGGACGCCCTCGTCCGCTACTCGCGCTATGCCGTCCCCAACGCGGTGCTCGTCGACATCGCCGACACGATGGACCGCTACGGCCGGCTCCGGCTGGAGAAGGACCCGGTGCACGGCTTGGTGCTGCGGGCGTTGGACCGCGCTGTCCTGACCGAGGTCACCAGGGCGAAGCGGGTCGCGCCCATGCTCGGCGCGCGCATCGACGACGACACGGTCGTGGTCCATCCGTCCGAGCGTGGCCGGCTCAAGCAGGCCCTGCTGAAGGTCGGCTGGCCCGCCGAGGACCTCGCCGGGTATGTCGACGGAGAGAAGCACCCCATCGAGCTGCGCCAGGACGGCTGGGAGCTGCGCGAATACCAGAAGGGCGCGGTCGCCGGCTTCTGGGAGGGCGGCTCGGGCGTCGTGGTGCTGCCCAGCGGTGCCGGCAAGACGGTCGTCGGGGCCGCCGCGATGGCCCAGGTCGGCGCGACCACGCTGATCCTGGTCACCAACACCGTCGCGGGCCGGCAGTGGCGTAACGAGCTGCTGCGTCGGACGTCCCTGACCGAGGACGAGATCGGCGAGTACTCCGGTGAGCGCAAGGAGATCCGGCCGGTCACCATCGCCACCTATCAGGTGATGACGGCCCGCCGGAAGGGCGAGTACCTGCACCTGGAGCTGTTCGGGGCACGCGACTGGGGTCTCATCGTGTACGACGAGGTCCACCTGCTGCCCGCGCCGGTGTTCCGGATGACGGCCGACATCCAGTCGCGCCGCAGGCTTGGGCTCACCGCGACCCTCATCCGTGAGGACGGCCGGGAGGGCGACGTGTTCTCCCTGATCGGCCCGAAGCGCTACGACGCTCCGTGGCGCGAGATCGAGGCCCAGGGCTGGATCGCGCCCGCGGAGTGCACGGAGGTCCGGGTCACGCTCACCGACGACGAGCGGATGACCTACGCGGTCGCCGAGCCGGAGGAGCGGTACCGGATGTGCTCCACCGCGCACAGCAAGAGCGCGGTGGTGCGCCGGCTCGCCGAACGGCACGCGGATGACCGGGTTCTGATCATCGGCGCCTACCTGGACCAGCTGGACGAGCTCGGGCGCCTGCTCGACGCACCGGTCATCCAGGGCTCCACCCGAAACAAGGAGCGGGAGCGGCTCTTCGACGCGTTCCGCAGCGGTGAGATCACGACCCTTGTGGTCTCCAAGGTGGCCAACGTGTCGATCGACCTTCCCGAGGCCGGGGTGGCGATCCAGGTCAGCGGCACCTTCGGCTCTCGGCAGGAGGAGGCCCAGCGGCTCGGCCGGGTGCTCCGCCCGAAGTCGGACGGCCGGTCGGCGCACTTCTACACCGTGGTCTCGCGGGACACCCTCGACCAGGAGTACGCGGCGCACCGCCAGCGCTTCCTGGCCGAGCAGGGCTACGCCTACACGATCGTCGACGCGGACGACATCGCCTGA
- a CDS encoding Uma2 family endonuclease — protein sequence MKSVVQAPAPLRAHRPGLVLPSPPVTVADLDKIVHDAARVEILDGLLVARPWPTPLRARVTDRLRTLLTDTATSGAQVFTSVQVELSPRCLLVPDIAVVAVGDPARRRIAETPFAVVEIADASTRRYDRTLKLDLYREFRIPVCWLVDPDSATIEAFELVGADYVPAGVVRGDDRLVATRPFPVTVTPAALIDPPED from the coding sequence ATGAAAAGCGTGGTACAAGCTCCCGCTCCGCTACGAGCCCATCGCCCAGGTCTCGTGCTGCCGTCGCCGCCGGTCACCGTCGCCGACCTCGACAAGATCGTCCACGATGCCGCGCGGGTCGAGATCCTGGACGGGCTCCTGGTCGCACGGCCGTGGCCGACGCCGCTGCGCGCACGGGTGACGGACCGGCTCAGGACCCTGCTCACCGACACGGCGACCTCCGGCGCGCAGGTGTTCACCAGCGTCCAGGTGGAGCTGTCCCCGCGGTGCCTGCTGGTGCCGGACATCGCCGTCGTCGCGGTCGGCGACCCCGCGCGGCGGCGGATCGCCGAGACACCTTTCGCGGTGGTCGAGATCGCCGACGCGAGCACCCGCCGCTACGACCGAACCCTGAAGCTCGACCTCTACCGCGAGTTCCGGATCCCGGTGTGCTGGCTGGTCGACCCCGACTCGGCGACCATCGAGGCCTTCGAGCTGGTCGGGGCCGACTACGTCCCGGCCGGTGTCGTGCGCGGTGACGACAGGCTGGTCGCCACCCGGCCGTTCCCGGTCACGGTCACACCGGCAGCGCTCATCGACCCGCCGGAAGACTGA
- the groL gene encoding chaperonin GroEL (60 kDa chaperone family; promotes refolding of misfolded polypeptides especially under stressful conditions; forms two stacked rings of heptamers to form a barrel-shaped 14mer; ends can be capped by GroES; misfolded proteins enter the barrel where they are refolded when GroES binds) produces MPKIIAFDEEARRGLERGMNQLADAVKVTLGPKGRNVVLEKKWGVPTITNDGVSIAKEIELEDPYEKIGAELVKEVAKKTNDVAGDGTTTATILAQALVREGLRNVAAGANPMGLKKGIEAAVERVSEELISVAKDVETKEQIASTASISAGDPAIGSMIAEAMDKVGKEGVITVEESNTFGLELELTEGMRFDKGYISPYFVTDTDRMEAVLDDPYILIANSKISAVKDLLPILEKVMQAGKPLAIISEDVEGEALATLVVNKIRGTFKSTAVKAPGFGDRRKAMLTDIAVLTGGQVISEDVGLKLEGTTVDLLGRARKVVITKDETTIVEGAGDADQIAGRVNQIRNEIEKSDSDYDREKLQERLAKLAGGVAVIKVGAATEVELKEKKHRIEDAVSNAKAAVEEGIVAGGGVALLQASTSAFEKLELTGDEATGANIVRLALEAPIKQIAFNSGLEGGVVVEKVRNLPTGHGLNAATGDYVDMVATGIIDPAKVTRSALQNAASIAGLFLTTEAVIADKPEKNAAPAMPGGGGEMDF; encoded by the coding sequence ATGCCGAAGATCATTGCCTTCGACGAGGAGGCACGGCGCGGCCTGGAGCGCGGCATGAACCAGCTGGCCGACGCTGTCAAGGTCACGCTCGGCCCCAAGGGTCGCAACGTTGTCCTGGAGAAGAAGTGGGGCGTCCCCACGATCACCAACGACGGCGTCAGCATCGCCAAGGAGATCGAGCTCGAGGACCCGTACGAGAAGATCGGCGCGGAACTCGTCAAGGAAGTAGCGAAGAAGACCAACGACGTCGCGGGTGACGGCACCACCACCGCGACGATCCTGGCCCAGGCACTCGTCCGCGAGGGCCTGCGCAACGTCGCCGCCGGCGCGAACCCGATGGGCCTGAAGAAAGGCATCGAGGCCGCCGTCGAGCGCGTCTCCGAGGAGCTCATCAGCGTCGCCAAGGACGTTGAGACCAAGGAGCAGATCGCCTCCACCGCCTCCATCTCCGCCGGTGACCCGGCCATCGGCAGCATGATCGCCGAGGCGATGGACAAGGTCGGCAAGGAAGGCGTCATCACCGTCGAGGAGAGCAACACCTTCGGCCTCGAGCTTGAGCTCACCGAGGGCATGCGCTTCGACAAGGGCTACATCTCGCCGTACTTCGTCACGGACACCGACCGCATGGAAGCTGTCCTCGACGACCCGTACATCCTCATCGCCAACAGCAAGATCTCGGCGGTCAAGGACCTCCTCCCGATCCTGGAGAAGGTCATGCAGGCCGGCAAGCCGCTGGCGATCATCTCCGAGGACGTCGAGGGCGAGGCGCTGGCCACCCTGGTCGTCAACAAGATCCGCGGCACCTTCAAGAGCACCGCGGTGAAGGCCCCCGGCTTCGGTGACCGCCGCAAGGCCATGCTGACCGACATCGCCGTGCTGACCGGCGGCCAGGTCATCTCCGAGGACGTCGGCCTCAAGCTCGAGGGCACCACCGTCGACCTGCTGGGCCGCGCCCGCAAGGTCGTCATCACCAAGGACGAGACCACCATCGTCGAGGGTGCTGGCGACGCGGACCAGATCGCGGGCCGGGTCAACCAGATCCGCAACGAGATCGAGAAGTCCGACTCGGACTACGACCGCGAGAAGCTGCAGGAGCGGCTGGCGAAGCTCGCCGGCGGCGTCGCGGTCATCAAGGTCGGCGCGGCCACCGAGGTCGAGCTCAAGGAGAAGAAGCACCGCATCGAGGACGCCGTCTCGAACGCGAAGGCCGCGGTCGAGGAGGGCATCGTCGCCGGCGGTGGCGTCGCTCTCCTGCAGGCGTCCACCAGCGCCTTCGAGAAGCTCGAGCTCACCGGTGACGAGGCGACCGGGGCGAACATCGTCCGGCTCGCGCTCGAGGCGCCCATCAAGCAGATCGCGTTCAACAGCGGTCTCGAGGGCGGCGTCGTGGTCGAGAAGGTGCGCAACCTCCCGACCGGCCACGGCCTGAACGCGGCCACCGGCGACTACGTCGACATGGTCGCCACCGGCATCATCGACCCGGCGAAGGTCACCCGCTCGGCGCTGCAGAACGCCGCGTCGATCGCCGGCCTCTTCCTCACCACCGAGGCCGTCATCGCCGACAAGCCGGAGAAGAACGCGGCCCCGGCCATGCCGGGCGGCGGCGGCGAGATGGACTTCTGA
- a CDS encoding LuxR C-terminal-related transcriptional regulator: MTVRTGNERTGDDGRDTRSARRDQFLTQVVTRLRARTGVDLVAGGHVEPHTRNISIRCVDGIRGCRLPAATIPPNEGVSGRVVALGRYTLVESGRWVMPALADDVDLTACGGMRSVLAVPLRFDGRVLFVFYLARRSGQIGAATTRTALSIISRLAALIAQSTQTDRLGGLLRLKMEIQALWEIGVHLEELAKQASTPLARERIAIIQQLLEDSLFETVTADQTAFSLTRREVEVLDLVAQGLSNAEIATRLVVSPETVKAYLRSIRNKLGVRNRTAAVDVGRRSGLLG, from the coding sequence GTGACCGTCAGGACAGGTAACGAGAGAACCGGCGACGATGGTCGAGACACCCGGAGTGCCCGGCGCGACCAGTTCCTGACCCAGGTCGTCACCAGGCTGCGGGCCCGGACCGGCGTGGACCTGGTGGCAGGCGGCCACGTCGAGCCGCATACCCGGAACATCAGCATCCGCTGCGTCGACGGCATCCGAGGCTGCAGGCTCCCCGCTGCGACGATCCCGCCGAACGAGGGGGTCAGTGGGCGGGTCGTGGCGCTTGGCCGGTACACCCTGGTCGAAAGCGGCAGATGGGTGATGCCGGCTCTCGCCGATGACGTGGACCTCACGGCCTGCGGAGGCATGCGCTCGGTGCTGGCCGTTCCCCTGCGGTTCGACGGCCGTGTGCTGTTCGTGTTCTACCTGGCCCGGCGATCCGGTCAGATCGGGGCCGCGACCACCAGAACAGCGCTGTCGATCATAAGCCGCCTGGCGGCTCTGATCGCCCAGTCCACGCAGACAGACCGGCTCGGTGGGCTGCTCCGTCTGAAGATGGAGATCCAGGCTCTGTGGGAGATCGGCGTCCACCTGGAGGAACTCGCCAAGCAGGCCAGCACCCCGCTGGCCCGGGAGCGGATTGCCATCATTCAGCAGCTGCTCGAAGACAGCCTGTTCGAAACGGTGACGGCGGACCAGACCGCGTTCAGCCTTACCCGACGGGAGGTCGAAGTGCTCGACCTGGTGGCGCAGGGCCTTTCCAATGCCGAGATCGCCACCCGGCTGGTCGTCAGCCCGGAAACCGTCAAGGCCTACCTGCGGAGCATCCGTAACAAGCTGGGCGTACGGAATCGGACAGCGGCGGTGGATGTCGGCCGGAGATCAGGGCTGCTGGGCTGA